One Cuculus canorus isolate bCucCan1 chromosome 1, bCucCan1.pri, whole genome shotgun sequence DNA segment encodes these proteins:
- the CBY1 gene encoding protein chibby homolog 1 isoform X1: protein MPLFGSTFSPKKTPPRKCASFSNLQLLDRSTREIELGLEYGTPTMNLAGQSLKFENGQWVADSGSFTGDRREMQRLRKRNQQLEEENNLLRLKVDVLLDMLSETTAASRLMEKELEELKSHSRRRKK, encoded by the exons ATGCCTCTCTTCGGGAGCACCTTCAGCCCCAAGAAGACCCCACCAAGGAAATGTGCCTCTTTCTCCAACCTGCAGCTG CTGGATAGATCGACCCGTGAGATAGAGCTGGGCCTGGAGTATGGCACCCCCACCATGAACCTCGCCGGCCAGAGCCTCAAGTTCGAAAATGGACAGTGGGTGGCAG acTCAGGAAGCTTCACAGGGGATCGCAGGGAAATGCAGCGATTGCGCAAACGAaaccagcagctggaggaagaaaacaacctCCTTCGGCTGAAAGTTGATGTTTTGCTCGATATG CTTTCTGAGACCACAGCTGCGTCCCGCCTTatggagaaggagctggaggaacTGAAGAGCCACAGCCGAAGGAGGAAGAAGTGA
- the CBY1 gene encoding protein chibby homolog 1 isoform X2 produces MLGIPELDTGLQLDRSTREIELGLEYGTPTMNLAGQSLKFENGQWVADSGSFTGDRREMQRLRKRNQQLEEENNLLRLKVDVLLDMLSETTAASRLMEKELEELKSHSRRRKK; encoded by the exons atgttgggaattccagaactcgacacaggactccag CTGGATAGATCGACCCGTGAGATAGAGCTGGGCCTGGAGTATGGCACCCCCACCATGAACCTCGCCGGCCAGAGCCTCAAGTTCGAAAATGGACAGTGGGTGGCAG acTCAGGAAGCTTCACAGGGGATCGCAGGGAAATGCAGCGATTGCGCAAACGAaaccagcagctggaggaagaaaacaacctCCTTCGGCTGAAAGTTGATGTTTTGCTCGATATG CTTTCTGAGACCACAGCTGCGTCCCGCCTTatggagaaggagctggaggaacTGAAGAGCCACAGCCGAAGGAGGAAGAAGTGA
- the TOMM22 gene encoding mitochondrial import receptor subunit TOM22 homolog: MAAAAPVSPEELLPKGGAGKAEELEDELEEEEDDDEELDETLAERLWGLTEMFPESVRAAAGATFDLSLTVAQKMYRFSRAALWIGTTSFMILVLPVVFETEKLQMEQQQQLQQRQILLGPNTGLSGGMPGALPPLPGKI; this comes from the exons ATGGCTGCCGCTGCGCCCGTGTCCCcggaggagctgctgcccaaGGGCGGCGCGGGCAAGGCCGAGGAGCTGGAGGAcgagctggaggaggaggaagacgaCGACGAGGAG CTGGACGAAACGCTGGCGGAGCGGCTGTGGGGGCTCACCGAGATGTTCCCGGAGAGCGTGCGCGCCGCCGCCGGAGCCACATTCGACCTGTCGCTGACCGTAGCGCAGAAGATGTACCG ATTCTCCAGGGCAGCTCTGTGGATCGGGACCACCTCCTTCATGATTCTGGTTCTCCCTGTCgtctttgaaactgaaaaactgcagatggagcagcagcagcagctgcagcagcgaCAG ATCCTCCTCGGACCCAACACGGGGCTCTCGGGAGGGATGCCAGGGGCCCTGCCTCCACTACCTGGAAAAATCTAA